The following is a genomic window from Manihot esculenta cultivar AM560-2 chromosome 9, M.esculenta_v8, whole genome shotgun sequence.
CCACCGCAGAAACAACCACCGCGTTCTCCATCCACGGcgactcctcctcctcctcctataTCTCTGACGTCCATCCAGACATTCTCAAAACGCATATCCTAACTCGTCTCGACGGTCCCGCCCTCGCCTCCGTCGCTTGTGCCTCCACGGAACTCCACTCCCTCGCTTCTCAAGATGATCTGTGGACCATCATTTGCCGCTCTACTTGGCCGTCCACCGACGTACCACGGTTGCGCCAAGTTATTTCTACTTTTCCCCACGGACCTCGTTCCTTCTTCTCCGCCTCGTTTCCTCTGCTCTCCGTCGATCAAGCTTCCGCCACTTCTCCGGTCAATCATGATCGTCCATCCGAACTGATATCTGCCGTCGATATTTACTACCGGAATGAGCTCATTTTCAGTAGAGTTGTGGAGACAGAGACAGAGTCCGGGTGGTTCCGGTGCTCGCCTTTTAGAATCGACATGCTTGACCCTAAAGATACGTGTCCTACGCCTATATCGCATCCGGACACACAGGACGCTCGCCGAGAGCTGGCGGAAGAATTAACTCTGAGCTGGATTTTAATCGACGCTGTCGGACGGCGATCAATGAACCTTTCAAGCCACAAGCCGGTTTCGGTGCAGAGACACTGGCTGAGCGGTGAGGTACACGCGCGGTTTGCTTCGATATTGGCCGGCGAGAAAGGATCGTCATCGGAGTTTGTGCAGTGCGGAATTCTGGTGACCTGTGGAGGAGGTACTAGGGGTGGAGGAATGCACGTTAGGGAAGTGAGCCTGCAAGTGGAGGACATGGATGGAATGTTTTTGAATGGAAAGGACAGTTTAGGAATTTTGAACGGTTCATTCGAGGGCAAGAAAGGAATTAAGGGAAGAAGGGAGGAGGAAGGAAGGAAAAGGTACGAAGGATTCTTGGAAATGAAAAGggagaggaaagaaagaaaattgagaacTGAAGGCACATTAGACACCTTATGCGTGGGTTTCGGACTCTTGGTTCTTGTTTGTCTTGGCTTTCTTTGCTTGAGATAAATTTGCAgctttgtttttttgtttttctaaacaaattattaattttccaCTATAGAATAAAATAGAGTTGTACTTATgataatttaacttatttgaataaaaaagaattatacTTATTATACATTAAATTATCTATAtcgttattataaataatttatataaataaaagaatacTTGTCTCCATTCGATTCATTTTGAATCAAAATTGAGATCCATCTAAAAGTTTCCAGATGCCATGGTATAAATTCCAATGATGTGGGGTTAGCAGCAAGGCATGTCCCCCCATTAAATTCTATGGTATTTTATaggataattttataaatttaatagaatttataatttaattaatttattttaataaaaattatttattttattaataaaattttactgtTAGTCGAtggttaattaaaaaaattaatttaaattaaaataattaaattattataaatattaaaatgataaaaattaaattattataaattacttaaaattaaagaaattaaattgcgataaaaaataaatttaaaagattaaaatgtTATAATCTGAATTTTATaggaataattattttattaacttaataaaattttaaaaattatattattttctattaaaataataaaaattaaattgctttactgaattttaaaaattatattataaattatcctAAATTTTAATACACATTAAATCCACATGTatttattcataaataaataataaataaataaaaattatgataaatgtcgcattcaattatattttataaattgggTGTGCATATGCAAagaatttcatatatatatatatcgttaaaaatctattttaataatttatctattaattCTTTTCTTAAATTTGAGAATGATATTTTTTcatcaaattaatatttaaaaaatagttttacagttaaaaaataaattaaacaataGAATGTTTTTGTggcataaaaaattattgtatttattttatatctacATGGTccagatttaaaattaaatgggatataatttttaattgcttattattataactataaattatcattttaaaacatcaaattactttagaaatatttttacatatacTTAAACtcttaaaatctaattttaattttactatagtGAAATTACTCTTATTCTTAGTTTTACTATTTATTAGTTACCAtacagcaatttttttttttcaactcaaataataataaatttcataataaGCTTAAAAATGCACTCTTTTCAAATTAACTTGTCGAAAACTTCACTGATTGGCTTGAGTTAAAAAAAACagcaattctttttttttttttttttacatattataataaaaataaatttattcagTGACATTTAAAGCAGCTTCTGaacatatatttaattaaatataatataaattctgAAAAAGAATATAGAATACCACCCGTAATATCAACTAGAAAATATTAGTTGctgtaataatataattatattttaatatgttaattgaaaaaaattaaaatttttaattattttcatttattttataattttttattatacgtGTTGTGGTATTATTGGATCGTGATCCCTCTAGAATCTCTCCTTTTGACTCTTTAGTATTTGATTGTGCCTCAGGCTGTGAATTGGAGTTAGGAGATATGATGAGTCACGGAATTGTATTCAGTGGAAATAGAGTGGAGGTTGTTGATTCGCGAAGGAATGGAATCCGTTATTCTCTTACCAAAACATTTTGACATTTTAGCATGCATACAAAATGTGTGACTTTggctctctctccctctcaaaAATGGATaagtatagtttttttttttggataaatATAGAAAGTTTGGACAAATATTGTTCGCATCtcacaattaaaattttcttttatactaattaaattatataaattaataaaatttataacagtcgaaactgaaaacataattGAATTGCGATtgattaatatgaaaaaataaaagtaaatgatTGATATAT
Proteins encoded in this region:
- the LOC110622138 gene encoding probable F-box protein At2g36090, with amino-acid sequence MAVPQKLPPPPFPPSTAETTTAFSIHGDSSSSSYISDVHPDILKTHILTRLDGPALASVACASTELHSLASQDDLWTIICRSTWPSTDVPRLRQVISTFPHGPRSFFSASFPLLSVDQASATSPVNHDRPSELISAVDIYYRNELIFSRVVETETESGWFRCSPFRIDMLDPKDTCPTPISHPDTQDARRELAEELTLSWILIDAVGRRSMNLSSHKPVSVQRHWLSGEVHARFASILAGEKGSSSEFVQCGILVTCGGGTRGGGMHVREVSLQVEDMDGMFLNGKDSLGILNGSFEGKKGIKGRREEEGRKRYEGFLEMKRERKERKLRTEGTLDTLCVGFGLLVLVCLGFLCLR